From a single Miscanthus floridulus cultivar M001 chromosome 8, ASM1932011v1, whole genome shotgun sequence genomic region:
- the LOC136472597 gene encoding uncharacterized protein, which yields MECEPEELQFLGVLGIYRFSAEILRGQHRPLLARIAAAFVLPLSALFLLHIAISHALFTHIDSDDTALDASSPGTDTQRRLLSRLASDWLSLLLFKSAYLLALLLLSLLSVAASVFSVASVYSAKRDALTFPRVLSVVPRVWRRLAATFLAAFALLFAYHAVAVLVFVALLIAADNGFRLAGLVAFLVAVAYIVGLVYLSVVWHLASVVSVLEDFKGFAAMRKSKDLIKGKLVTAGVIFFTLNLVFAVVELGFRAWVVKGSGVGSRLLLGLLMLVALCCVVMFALVTQTVVYLVCKSYHHESLDKANISDHLEVYLGDYVPLKASDVQMEQFQV from the coding sequence ATGGAGTGCGAGCCGGAGGAGCTGCAGTTCCTAGGCGTCCTGGGCATCTACCGCTTCTCGGCCGAGATCCTCCGCGGCCAGCACCGCCCGCTCTTGGCGCGCATCGCGGCGGCCTTCGTGCTGCCCCTCTCGGCGCTCTTCCTCCTCCACATCGCCATCTCGCACGCGCTCTTCACCCACATCGACTCCGACGACACCGCCCTCGACGCCTCGTCCCCGGGCACCGACACGCAGCGGCGCCTGCTGTCCCGCCTCGCCTCCGACTGGCTCTCCCTGCTCCTCTTCAAGTCCGCCTACCTcctggcgctcctcctcctctcgcTCCTCTCCGTCGCCGCCTCCGTCTTCTCCGTCGCCTCCGTCTACTCCGCCAAGCGCGACGCGCTCACCTTCCCGCGGGTGCTCTCCGTCGTGCCCCGCGTCTGGCGGAGGCTCGCCGCCACGTTCCTCGCCGCCTTCGCGCTCCTCTTCGCCTACCACGCCGTCGCCGTCCTCGTCTTCGTCGCGCTCCTCATCGCCGCAGACAACGGGTTCAGGCTCGCCGGGCTCGTCGCGTTCCTCGTCGCCGTCGCGTACATCGTGGGGCTCGTGTACCTCAGCGTGGTGTGGCACCTCGCGAGCGTGGTGTCCGTGCTCGAGGACTTCAAGGGCTTCGCCGCCATGCGCAAGAGCAAGGACCTCATTAAAGGGAAGCTTGTCACCGCCGGGGTCATCTTCTTCACGCTCAACCTCGTtttcgccgtcgtcgagctcggattCCGCGCCTGGGTCGTCAAGGGATCCGGAGTGGGCTCGAGGCTTTTGCTTGGCCTCCTCATGCTCGTCGCGCTGTGCTGTGTCGTCATGTTCGCGCTCGTCACCCAGACCGTCGTCTACCTCGTCTGCAAGAGCTACCACCATGAGAGCCTCGACAAGGCCaacatctccgaccacctcgaggTCTACCTCGGCGACTACGTCCCCCTCAAGGCCTCCGACGTGCAGATGGAGCAGTTCCAGGTCTGA